DNA from Toxoplasma gondii ME49 chromosome X, whole genome shotgun sequence:
GGAATTGCTTCCGGGAGAGCTATCCTGTTGCCTGCTTCCGCTTTGTGGCCATCTTTAGAtttttcatttcttctcAGCGCTCCAGTCTTTTCAGTAAAGGAGAGCCAATCTGTGTGCGGCCGCGTCCGAAAAAATGGTCGTCGAATTGATTTCGCAGTACCCTTTCTTGACTGGCTGCACTAGGGATGACTACCTCGATATTGCGGTCTGGAAGTCCGTAGCTCTCATATGCTAACTTTCCTCAAAAAGACATATTTTTTGTTTGTGCTGTGTTGGCACTATTGTGTTTCTTAATTATTTAggtgtttgttttttcgttaCCCATCAGTGGACGCGCCGGCTTTGCTCGCTGGCGTGGCCGTCTCCCAGCTTCTGCGTTGTCCAATAACACCGGTGCTGTCTATTTCTGCGCTCATTTCGCAAGAATCGCGGAGAGTTTCATCTCTTTTGCCCGTATCTTGTCGTTTTCTTAAGAATCGAAGAGGCTATCTTCGCTGCGACTTTAGCCTTTCTCGGTCCGCCCTTGCTGTTGAATCTCATTCGTGTTGGCATTATGGCGGGTCTGCTTAGCTCGTGCTGCGGTCGCGTGTACGCGTTGCTTCCAGACAGTGCTCATCCGTCTGCACAGCAGAAGACGCCGTTTGGTGTCAACCGGTATGTGCTACTGGTCATCTACATGATCTATGCATTGCTAACGTCATCTGTTTATTTCGGATGGCGCAGCATGAGCGCAATGCTTTTCAAATCGGGACAGTTTTCGTGGGTATGCACTGGAGAAAGCGCAGATACCTCCCCGGAAGAGGGCGAGACCGATTACCTCTGCGCGCTGCAGGACACCAAAGTGCAGTCGTTGTTCACTATTGCCATGGCGTGTCATTTTACTTGCAGCGCTGTAGCCGGATATCTGCTTGATACTGTTGGGCCTAAGGCTGTCGCTTTGCTGGGCCAGACGTTCAACGCACTGGCATGGATTCTCCTTGCCTTCTCTGGACCAAACTTCAGATCTGTATATCCGGCCTTTGTCTTCATGGGAGCTGGCGCAGACGTCAGTGTTTACCCGACGCTGCTGATTGTGAATCTGTTCCCCGGATCAACTGCCCTAATCATGGCTACGCtaggtgcatgcatttcgCTGAGTTTCTTCGTTCCGCTTGTCTTGCGTACAATGTGGGAAAGTACCGGCATTTCATTCGAAGCGGTGTGCATCGGATACGCTGTTGCGGGACCTATCTTGTGTGCCGTCGTCGCTTTTTTTTTTATTCCATTCAAAGCGTTCAAGGGCGTGGACAACTTCTCAGCCTGTgtagaggcagagaaactggCGAATTCGCCAACGGCCCAGTCGTCCCCGAAGGCGGTAGATAGTCCCCCGTGTGATGAAGGTGCAAGCTCCCGAGGCCGTCTCGCTGTGTCACACAACACCGAGCGAACAGCTCCTGATGATGAACAGGAAAAAGATAACACAGAGAGGATCTCGTTGTCCGATTTGGCTTGTGACCCGCGTTTTAAGAAGCAGAaagtttctttctcgtcgcaGGCATTCACCTTTTTGTACTTCGGCATCTGTCTGTACTTCACTGTATGCGGATGGGTCATGGCGTACTACCAAGAAGCTGCCGGTCGCTTTTTGTGCAATGACGCGGAGTACACGCTTGAAATTTTGACGCCGCTCTCGACGATTCCTTGTCTGCTCTTCGGCGTTGTGTAAGCTGCTACACAGAAGTTAGACCTGTTTCGTTCCATCTTTTGATGCACGTGTAGTGAGGAAAGAGTTCCTTGAAACTGTACAGAATAGTACACGGTAGTGATGTTTATTAGTGTCGACATCGACGAGCTCCCCACGTCTTTTTTGTTAGCTTTATTTTGAAAATCTCAAGGTTTTCTTGTCTGACTGGTTTGTGCTTCAGGATCAACCGCATCGGCATCATGCCCGTCATTTTAATGCTGAACACCATCGGTTTGCTAACATACGTGTGTGTGGTGGCGGCGGAAAGCGTGGTGGCCCAGTATTTCTCGGTTATCTTCTTTTTCATGTACATTTCGATTTTCACAACCCAGATGTACGTGTTCGTCGAGTCGACGTTTGATTCAGCGCACTTCGGCAAATTGATCGGCGTGGCGAGCCTAATTGGAGGTCTGTTGTCGTTAATAAGCAACGTCCTTTACGGGGATGTCACCGTCGGCATGCTAAACGGCGACACCCGGCCAGTGGTTATCGCGCTTCTCGCGGTCATCATCCTCATGTACCCGATTTTGCTTGCCATGAGGACAAAAAGGAAtcggaagaagcagatggaACAAGAAGACATTCGCAGTCGCGTGCTGGAACTCAAAGCAGCACACGCTGCCGATGCAGCATGAAAATAAGTCCCGCACCTGGCGCATGCGTTGTGGCTCTTCAATCGGCCTTCTGAGTAGGGTCGTATTTGTGCAGTTAACAATAAAAGCCAACTTGTGGGGTTATTTGATATTCGCATGAGTGAAACGACGATGCAGAAACAGTTGGACCGGAGCATAAAAAAGCAAATGCTCTGTTCTTTATCCTCCGACGCAggtcgctgctgtctcggAAAGAAGACCATTCAGGTTTTTATGGAGCACATTCACATGGCGATGCATTGGGTGCATGCTTGAAAGGGACCTTTGTACAATTCGCAGATCCAGCTAAATAACCGCCTCAGTTGCCTTAGGCGCGAAATCACATAGACATGCGAGAAGCGTATGTGCTTCTATGGCAGTTCGGAGAACGGTTACGGCCAAGTTAAACTGTGATTAGTATGTGACGTCGACGTTTCAGTGAAGCATGACTGAAAATGAGATTCAGTTGTTAGTAGTGAAGAGGTAATATACAGGAGCGTGGGCCTCTATAATAAATGACTAGAAACGTGGAATATTGCGAATTGACGTTCAAAAGAGTAGGTTTCAATCGCACATTTTGACTGATTCTACGTTGAGATGAGACTTCACTGCGATTCTGAGATATGAATCCGTTTAGGATAAAATGAGGGCGTTGCTGATGATGGTTTATCGGATTTCGATTCGTACGCTTGAAGCCGCCTGTTAGCAAAGTGAACCGGTAAGGCCAAACAACGAGTAATCGTGCACTTCACTCGTCACATGCTGGAAAATGGTGGGAACTGTTTGGTACCGTGCGGATCCTGTTTCTGGCAGCCTGAAGGCGTATCGCAGTCAGGAAGATGTGTACTCGCGCTGGCGATTGTTTAGTCTCTCATGGGAATGGAGGCGAACGCAGCATGCGTACAAACGTGGTCCAAGCATCATGCTTAAGCAGAGGGGCTTGCACTTTCGAAATCGACGGGGCTGTCTGCCCCCGGAAaccgtttttcctctctgaaAAATGAAACCCCGAAACGAAATACTGTTCTGGCGTCAGGATGATTGATTCAGTAATGTATCCATAGATACACACTCTTAGAGGCTGAAAAGACGCCGCATTGTCTCAGCTGCATGCTTCGACTGCCTCAGTCTATGACACCGCAAAGTGAAAACGCCCTGTCAGCTGCAGGCAGTTCCCCTCTTCCACTACAACATAGAGCATTTTGACTCTTTTCTTTACTGGTGGCCCACCACGTTGTGTAGCTGAAAAAGCCCCACGGAGTCATAAGCAGAAGCGTAGCGCCGACTATCGACGAGTTTGGCCTGGCTCACGAGAATGACACTCAGGAACAGTCCACTGAATGgctgtcgctttttctgttGCGCTTCCCGCTACGGGATACGCAGAAATCACACAGACTGCGTAAAAGACAGCAGATGGTCAGgcactgtttttttcgtcaCTTTCCAAGCCGCAAGTTCTGGTGGGGTCACACGTGTGGTTCCAGGTTACCTTCGTCGTGCTAGTTTACTTGAAATACAGAGGGAGATGTTTGGTTACGAGGAACAACTGTGCTTTAAATTTCAGATCTAGTAAATTCGCGTTGCTGGAGTGCGCCATCGTAATTGCTTTTGGGTAGAAACGAAACCTTTGGCGGGACAGGCCCTCCCGTCTCCGGTGCGCGAGACACACATCCACTTGGGAAACAGCCGTCCTTTTTTGGCTTGCCTTTGGTGCAACCGTTGTCTGCCAATTCCTAACGCCCCAACGGAGAAAAAATCCCGTGTGACGAGTTCGGTGCATCTAAAATCTCCCCTTCAAAGGTGTGAGGCCTTACCGTTTGATACCAGCCTCGCAACCGGCCGgagtttccttctccattACACTATACGTGGGCTTTCCTGAGTATGCATACAGTCTTTTATGAAGTTCGGCAGAGCATTTATCTCGGTAGGCAGTTGTCCCACCCCTATGTGTCATTTTGGGGTTCACAGCACAGCGAACAACAGGAACCCAGGCCCGCATCACTGGAGACCAGATCTGGAAAGGCCGTCGTTTTGTCAAAGAGTCGGTGGCTACCAGCTTCTGTCACAACCGTGGACTTTGCATGAGTGATGCTCTCGGAATCTGTGATGTTTCCAGTGTGACTCCGAGAGGGGCAGAGAGCGCTTTAGGATTGAACAGaaacttcctctctcctaTTTGCCACGATGGCGATGCATGAAAATGAGGCCTTCTGGAACGATTTTCTCCGTCGACCCGCCGCCCAGAAGGCAATCCAATTGGAGCAGAGGCTGATGATGAGAGAAGCTGTAAGAGCTTTCACAGTAGCTGGCGAAAATGGCTGATCACACGCAATGCATTACGTGGAAGGGTGACGTAAAACCTCTGTAGAgtcgctcctgtctcctttgaaCAGttgtcgtgtctctctcgataTTTCCGTCTTCTTATCAGGCCGCCGATCTCAAGCATAACCACGAtaaggagaaagcagagctGCTGGAGCTGCTGGGCTCTTGCAGCCCGAGCTCACAGGAACTAATCCAGCCAATGCTCGGCAGCTCCCGAGTCAGATGGTTGCTCAATACTGTGCGGAATCGGGCGGCAACAAACGGACGACTCTTCCACGTGGAGCTTCAGTCCGATGCAACAACTCTAGAAAAACTCAAGAGATTACGCGAGGAGTTCGAACTCTCCCCAGTTTCATGTAGGAAGAGCCTGTATACGGTTAGATGTGGTGTAACGATGCATTAGCCTTCAGCTGGTCAAATGTGACAATGCAAAACGAGCTCTTGCTGCAAAGGGGCAGTCCATGGAGGCAATCTCTCGCGTTGTTTCTGGGTGAATGCCGACTGAGTTGTACACTTGCACCGTGTAACCGACTATATTCCGAGCGAAACCTCCATATATAAGTAGAATGACAGTTGTTTCAAATAAGACAGTCCATTTTCGTGATTTAGTCATTTGGCGTTTTCCATACTGCTCAATTGTGTGCGATCAAAGTTTCTGCCTCAGAAGAACAAATGCATCAGGTGAATTCCGATGCAATCAAAGAAATCGGGCCGTCAGATTACTCAGCCCCAGCACAGCGAACATGGCGAGACATTCCGCAAGATGAACTTGCCGAGCGACTTTGTAAAGGAGAAATATGCCCCCGGGATGAGTGGATACCAGGTAAGGTGTCTATTTTGTAGACAGCCTGCGTGTTTGATTTGGGGGCACATCCCTGGGGGCCCCGGTCGTGAAATGCGCAGAATCCCGTTGCTCCATCTGACTATCTGCCCTCACGAAATAGTACAGCTCCGCCATAAAAGTGCTGGCTAgacgcaggaaacagagTTGCCCTGTCGAATGCTTCTCCTCCGTAATAAGAAGCCCACcagtgtgcgtgtgtgtgtgt
Protein-coding regions in this window:
- a CDS encoding transporter, major facilitator family protein (encoded by transcript TGME49_215490~Predicted trans-membrane domain (TMHMM2.0):34-57:96-119:125-145:154-177:183-206:215-238:328-351:365-385:389-412:416-439:450-470:484-503) is translated as MAGLLSSCCGRVYALLPDSAHPSAQQKTPFGVNRYVLLVIYMIYALLTSSVYFGWRSMSAMLFKSGQFSWVCTGESADTSPEEGETDYLCALQDTKVQSLFTIAMACHFTCSAVAGYLLDTVGPKAVALLGQTFNALAWILLAFSGPNFRSVYPAFVFMGAGADVSVYPTLLIVNLFPGSTALIMATLGACISLSFFVPLVLRTMWESTGISFEAVCIGYAVAGPILCAVVAFFFIPFKAFKGVDNFSACVEAEKLANSPTAQSSPKAVDSPPCDEGASSRGRLAVSHNTERTAPDDEQEKDNTERISLSDLACDPRFKKQKVSFSSQAFTFLYFGICLYFTVCGWVMAYYQEAAGRFLCNDAEYTLEILTPLSTIPCLLFGVVINRIGIMPVILMLNTIGLLTYVCVVAAESVVAQYFSVIFFFMYISIFTTQMYVFVESTFDSAHFGKLIGVASLIGGLLSLISNVLYGDVTVGMLNGDTRPVVIALLAVIILMYPILLAMRTKRNRKKQMEQEDIRSRVLELKAAHAADAA